tgGCGTTTTAATCTAACGTTACTTGTCCCTGATAAGCGGACAAGCATTGATGTCGAGCCCTGCGACGTGTTTTTAGACTGCTTCAGTATAGGCTAGGTCCAATTTTTAAGACTCCTCGGTTGTGTTGAGTATGTCAGTTCTTCCTTGTTTTTTGCCCATTttcataattaatgatattatgaattgcagtgaggttgatctcatttgtgccccctgaaaaaatgaaatgcccatccgtgaatttgtgtctggcgTCGGGTCTGCTCATTAGGTAATACATACAGATGCGCGCGTGCACGTTTCACCGGGCTCACTCCACTATGACGGCTTTCGGCCCCGCCCTGCTTCATGCTACTAAGGGGGGGGGGTAGAGTGTGGGTCgcataatttgtatttttttaaattagggtcgctcctaaaaaagtttgaaaaccactggtttaTAGAAATGTATTATGTACAGAATGTATGCATACTGGACCCATATGtatatagacagtttcatcaGATGAATGCGCGTTGTCGCGGTTACGCTTTCGGTCTTTGTTTGTTGAGTGGTCTGACTaatggctaaactgaactctggaacaaataacTTGTCGAAAATagcaaatgttttggtttcctaaagacgaggggtGACGGCGAACATGAATCAacgctatgtgaagggaggtttggcagccgatctgtagttcTCGTTGTAAACATTATATAGTACACGGCAACGTTGGAAAATAGTTCACCTGTTTGGGCTGTCTCGTGCggcaaaaacatatttattcTAAATAACCTGTGACCCAATGCCACTATTATTATACCCAACCTGTGTACAAGGCACACGTGACACTTTAAGACCCGAACCCGCTCGGGTCGGACCTCTGCTTTTCAGATCTAAGTGGACACGTGAAGACCTCTAAATCAGACCAAACTGAACTTACATCTAGTGGTAAGATTttaaattgcaaccaacggctcagtccacggCTCCCCCTgcctttcgaaacgcatagagaagctacggtagccgccacaggacaaacaagTCATCATCAATCTTACACAATGTAGTGACAATATGTGCTCTATAGAACAGTTTGTCAGTTTAGggcaactgtaaaaaaaagacttCCATTATAGGAGACTTGCAGTGTATGTAGTTAAAAAACGTCTTTTTCTAAGATAATAAATCAATACAATTAATTTTGTAATGTCTGTATACACCACTGatcatatagttttgtataatatATTGAATTTAtatcaagagatccttctaaaagttacacaatgcaccttttaAATCAATGAATCAAACTTAAATGTAAACCTTTGTTTTGATTGCCCAATTAACTGCTCTGAAGAGGTGGGTCATTGGTTAAGTTGGTCACAGTTAGGCTGAAAGATtgacacctctctctctctctttctctctctctatatataatAAAAGAGTTCATCACCAGAGCAAATATCCACGAGATATTATTGTGCTGTTCTTCACCTTTCTGTGAGTATACCATGCCTAAATTATTCATTATCTTAAACTTGATGTATTAACCACAACATCTGTGTGATGTAATGTTTGCTAAACAAACTATTCATGAGTTAAAAATGATGTTAACAAATCTATAGTGAATAACATTCTGTAGTGCTTTTCTATCCAAACAAGATAATACAAGACACCACTGCTGGATTTTCTGATTTTCTGGTATACCTCACAACAAatactattatttttttttgtctgcaTTATTTCTTTTCCAGGAAACTTTGACCTATTTGTTGTAATCTTTATAGACTGAAATATAATACATGCTTGCTTTATTTATCATCTACTAGCATTTGTGAGAGTACAGCTCTTATCCCTCAGCCACCAGATTCATTGTTAGGGAATCAGTTCATAtgaataatacatttataatacaTTAATACCTGTTCTGTTTTGTTAATGCAGGTCTTATGACAGATCACTGCCTGTTGCATTGTCCATGAGCAGACTTTCATTCTGCAGTTCTGTGGTTATAATCGTTCTAATCGTCAACACTTATTTTTTAGCAGTCACAGAGCAAACAGTTGTGTTATCATATGTTGCAGAAtgttatgtactgtataaaaaatgtatttgaacacttttcaaaccatcaataacttaaattttaaataacttaaattttaaaatgaatattatgtaatttaattttgactatacaaatattttatttattttttcttttgaaaGTATAAGTATGTGTCACATTATATTGTGATTAggtaagaaaaacatttatatatatatatatatatatatatatatatatatatatatatatatatatatatatatatatatatatatataaaacaaagtTTATTTCCAGTTCTGTTTACCAGTGTATTGAACAAATGGTTCATTTTCAGTGCCACGGTGCCAGCCTTTCTATAattattaattgtatttatttatttaatgtttatttggcAGGGAAAAATGCATAAAACATTGCTCTATAAAAATACAAAGTAGATGCCATGCATACAGGTTAATAGCTATGAGTAATTTGCAACCCCTGTCCCTGGTTAGACTTGTAAagttaaaaaacagaaattaCAGAGTATTAAATCAAGAATTTATAgctattaaaatacaaatacatacatacatacaataaataaatccCATCCATAATGTAAGATATATGCTTAAATAAATGTAGCAATCTCTAAAAAATAGAATCTAGACATATTTAACAATACAAAACACAAAAGTATGCATATGTCTGTGCATGCTGACGTATACAACCTtatgtttacattgcgttgtatcCTACGGTCAGTGTTCACAATATATCCAAGCAATTTGTGTTGACATATACATTATGACCTGAAATGAAATCATTGTACTTTTTTGCATTTCTAAAATCAATTCTTTGTCACAGGTGACAATGAGCAACTTGACCGCCCTGTCAGCGTCTTCTGCAAATTCCACCTTTGTCCGTCCTGCTACATTCTTCATCAAAGGCTTTTCAAATTTTCCACAAGCAAAGTATTACTATGTCTTCTTGTGTGTGGTTTATGCTGTGACTGTTTTTGGGAATTCTTTCATTATGTGCGTCATCTATTTAGCCCGCAGACTTCACACGGCCAAATACATTGCTGTCTTTCACTTGGCTTTTACTGATCTGTGTGGAAGCTCGGCTGTGATCCCAAAGCTCCTGGATATGTTTTTGTTTGAGCATCAGTACATTTCATATATTGAATGCTTgacaaatatgttttttgtatttcattTCATGAACCTGCAGTCTTTAACGCTGCTCGCCTTGGCTTTTGACAGATTGATCGCTATTTGTTATCCACTAAAGTATCATGCCATCATAACCAAATCAACCATGTCATTCATCATAGTTGGAATGTGGATTTTTTCATTTGCTTTATTTGCTGTACTTGCAGGTTTGATCAACAGGCTGTCGTTTTGTAGATCTACAGCGGTCAATAGTTATTTCTGTGATCACGGGCCTGTCATTAGCCTCTCCTGTAATAGTAATTTTATCAATTATTTGTTAGCATATATTTCATTTGGTCTCTTGATTTGCATGCCAGTGTTGCTGGTTGCCATCTCATATTTGTGCATTGCCGCAGCACTGCTTAAACTTGCGCATGGTGCAGATCGTAAAAAAGCCATGAAAACATGCACTTCTCATCTTGCATTAGTGGCTATATTTTATCTCCCGATTTTAAGCGTAAACGTTAAATCTATCTCAACATCTATTGATCCAGATGCCCGTATTATTAATACTTCCCTGACACAGATTATACCACCCATGTTGAATCCCATCATATACACCCTAAAGACAGAAGAGGTCATGCAATCTATAAAAGATCTGTATAAACGAAACAAAGTAAACACCTCTGTAGTAATAAATGTGAAACTGAATAAATGAGAAGCTATAAATAGATCTAGATTTATTCTTTGTACTTTAACCTTTCAGTATGGAAGTACagaaaagtatacatttttgcCTTTACATCTCTGTGTTTACTAATGTTATGATATATTATAAAAGTTATATATATTTAGAGAATTCACAAAATAGCCTGCTAGACTGGCTGACTTGATgttgtaaaataattttgtcattaaaacattcctcaaatataatatttgtgtttgtgtacttttgaaatgacccaaataattttttaccaaAACCCGatgtgcataaataaataaaaaaatttaaaaagaaagaacCGACCCGAGACTAActcgagaaaattagacccgagtccaACCTGACTGCCACCCAGTGTCAGTGATATGACCTGTGATTTATCTTTATTTATTCAGTATATAAACAGCCAGGAAAgtaattttacagttttgggtGTCAGATTATCTTAAATAGGCCCATTGTTCAATTTCATAAACAAACTTTCCTTCTGCAGACACATTGTCATCATAAACAGTTTCTATTGTGATCATGTGCCTATATTTAGATCCGCCTGCAGCAATAACTTATGTACTGAGCTTTCTTAGCCTTGTGACTCTTATATGGTTCCCAGTatgctttattgtttttttgtataCTTGCATAACTGTGATGTTATACAGAATCACAAGACTGTCAAAGAGCTTTATATGCATGTCTGCCTGACGTAGGCTTTAGGAGCGTGTTTGAACACAAACACTAGGATTATTCATCTCTCATTGACCTCTGCCCTTCCTCCAATGCTTAACCCTATAATCTATTCATTCATGACAGATGAGTTTATGGtggcttttaaaaagctttttaacAATGCATGTGCTTTGATAAGAATCTGAGATGGCCGTGATGTCCTTTAAAATTTTATTGTAACCCTATAACCCTACTGGAAATGTGTTGAATTTTTAAGGGTTCTGACAGAAGGCTGCATCCtctggaggtcgcatatgcctggtttatttcacattacattcgcaagtcataataTAACAACAATTTAAGATTAactaatagtaaactttataattggtaatattctgaaataagacttcTGTGTGAAGTGCAGCCTACAAATATGACCTCCAAAGTATGCAGCCTTCCATTTGAGAAACAGCCAGAGTCTATCGCATAAGTATTGTCCACTAGATGGAAGTGTTGTATTGTTTATTAAATACAACTACAACTGATTAAAGCATGTATAGTTTTATAGTTATTACGGCCTTTTGAAATAGAACATAGCAATACAAATATTCAAATCTCTGTTGTTCTTAATATCAGATTGTTTTCTATATTGTTATTTAGTTGTATTAAGTAGATTATTTGACCAAATCCtgagaaaaaatataaacatagaGAAACAAAATTTATTGTACACACATTAATTGCAACTCATTCTCAGATAAgtaacaacattttttgttatattGCAACCAGATTTGAAAAGATTTACTATAAACTTTTAGAATGACCAAAAGTAAAGAGTGAAATGATCAATTCACTATGAAGACCTTCTGTAGCTGCATACAACATAGATATATTACATTAAAGGCAAACAAAGTAACAAAATTCTTCAGATATAATTATTGCAAATAATCAAGTAGGTACAATTTTAAAAACCAGTAGTAGTAAGTAAAGGCAAACTATTGATTGAAACTTTAAACCATGTAGGTCAACCTTAAAAGCAAAATGACACAGGGCCCCCCGCCAAAAAAACCCCCAAACAATAGAAACAATCTCATGTTACTTTACATTTTCAGTGGTTGAACAGACCGTCTCTGAGTAAACAAAGAATAAACTCTGCTTCTAATCTCTTTAGTTTTCAGAGAATAGACAATGGGATTGACACAGGGCGTAAGAAGTGAAGTCATGGACAGGACCACCCCCCTTACATTGGGGTTTATAACAATTCCAAAAAATCCAAGATTAAAAACAACCAACACAGGGAAAAAAAACAATGCCACTATTATAAGATGTTCTGTGCACGTAGCCAGTGCCTTATATCTGCTCTGGATGCTTTTCATTCTGAATACAGTGATCAGTATACATGTATATGTCAAGACAATAAAACTAAAAGGGAGAAACTCAAGGATTATAGTAATGCTGGTGCCAAATTTCCATTGCCGTGACGTATCATTGCAGGCGAGCCTAAAAACAGGAGCAAAATCACAGAAATAGCTGTTGACCCTAACAGAAGCACAAAATGATAATTGCGTCATGGATATAGGACCATACAGCTGAATACCAATGCCAAAAACCCAAATCCCACAAAtgatatacactctaaaaaacaaacggtgctatatagcaccaaaacagttgctttggatcgtaacgatagaagaaccatttttagtgccatatagcaccggtgaagaaccagtgaagcaccagtgaagcacctgtgtagaaccatatagtgctatgtagaaccatatgtggtgctatatggcccctatatggttctacactggtgcttcactggtgcttcactggtgcttcactggttcttcaccggtgctatatggcactaaaatggttcttctatcgttacgatccaaagcaattgttttggtgctatatagcaccgtttgtttttttagagtgtaggccattttggtgtttgtgtttaaagACTCCTGTCTCAAAGGGAAACAGATCGCAATCAGCCTATCATAAGCCAAAATGCATAAAGAGGTGGCTTCTAGGCCTAAAATAGCACAGTAGGTGAACATTTGCACAAAGCACAATTTGAACGGTACAAAATTGTCCAGAAAAAGGTAAATTTTTATCATGCTGGGCACAAGAGAAGTGCTGAGCACGAGATCAACCACTGATAGGTTACAAATAGCCATAAACTTTGGAACATGTAGACGCTGGTCATAGAAAATAATGGTGATGAGAAAAACATTGGACATGACTGTAAACACATAAACTACTGAAAGGAAAATGACATAGATGTTGGTGTAAGCCATAGAGTTCAGACCAACAATATAAAACCCTGGAGGATGAATAAGGGAATTGTTGGGAAGCTCGTCCGGTGAACTCTGCATTGTTATTATGCTCTTTTCTTAAAAACCTGCAGGTGTAAAGAAACCACAGAAATAACAATTCACTATTAAcactacatttacatttgtcacattttcttaaaaatcatagataatattttaaaacattcaaCAATTAAAagaatttaaacaataaaaaatataatatcacaGTAAAGATACATGAAAGGTTGTGAATATCACCCCTCCGTTCTCCTCCAGAATTGGGAAACACTCTGAATGCTTTGTGCAATTCCACCAACCATTTTTTGGGAAATATATTGCCTAATTTTTCCTCTAGAGGTGTCATTAGATAAGAAAATACCTCTTGTGTCTGTATAGTCTTGAGAGAAAAGACATTCATTAGTGTGCTTTTATTTCACTAATGGCTGATTTACTTCACTAATAactaactataactaattagtGTGTTTGTTTTCACCTTTATTTTCTGTAAGAATAACAAAATCTCCCTGTGGGATAATTTAATGCTTCATACAACTTTATACGAAGTGAGAAAATCATAAAAACTGTTAAAAtcgggttattttcaacccagcgttgagtcaaaaagagacaaacccaaCCCAACCCATACTTATTGTTTGGGCAGATGTAAACATTTGGGTTAATTTAACTCAAACGCTGTGTTTGTCCCTTGGCCCAATCGTGTgttgaaataacccagcatttttagtgcATACAGTGAATGCACCTTTAAGTACTAAACAGGATAAAGTACTTgaatatataaaacaaataaaggtTCTGAACATCTTTTCAAAAATGTGAAAGTGTTTTTTCTTTGTGACAGTTATTTAGTTGCTTTTGATTTACGTCAATTCAAATTTACAGATATGACACAGCCTGCCTGCTTCAGGAGATACAAGACAAATGATTTTAAggtattattatagtttttgaTAAACACAGATTGTTTCTCTTGCACTTAAACTGCTTATATAGCAATACCTGAGTAACTGGTTTTTGTTTCATCTGACCATATAACCCATCCCATTTCAAGTTCCAGTAGTGTCAGTTACTTTCAAATGTCCTATAGTCAGATGAAGCAAAAAAACCTTTTTAGCAGCAAACACTCAACATTAGTTTGGTGCACACATGGGTAAATGTACCCCTTGTGTAAAATGAAATATACTGCTGTATCTTTAATATTGTGGGCCTATTTCTCTGCCGGAGGTCCTGGACATCTTGATCAGATACATGGCAAAATAGATTCTATGAAAtaccagcaaataaaaaaatctaaacctGACCGTCCCTGTTAGAAATCATATAAAGGGCCATAGTTGGATCTTCCTTCAGGGCAATGAtccaaaacaaacatcaaaactaACACAAAAATGAGTCACTGAACACAAAATGAAGCTTCTGCCATGACAATCCCAGTCCCCTGACCTAAACCCTAAAGAAAATGAGTGGAATTAACTGAAGAGAAGAAGCACCAACATGGAGCTGGAATCTGAAGGATCTGGAgagatttgaaaaatatttCTCTCATAATGAGATTTTCACCCATTATTATTCTCCAATAAAAGTTTGgatttttgtagattttttaaataaaagatcaAAAGTATTAAtgatgcagttttattttcataGCCTTCTTTGGTCATATTTACAAAGGGTATGAATAATTTTGAGCACGACTgtacataagaaaaaaaaatgttttaattttaacGAAGCATAGTAGTAAACTTTGTAATTGTtattaatattctgaaataagactgcaTGAgatgtatgcagcctacaaatgcgacaTCTAAAGGATGCAGTCTTCCGTTTGAGAAACGGCCCGAGTCCATCATCGACAATAAAAACCAGCTCTAGTAATTACAAGTATTGTCCACTAGAGGGAAGTGTTGTATTGGTTAATGAATACAACTACAGCTGATTAAAGCAAGTATAGTTTTATAGTCAGGACGGTCTTTTGAAATAGTACATAACAATACAAATATTCAAATCTGTGTTTTTCTTAATATTAGATTGTTTTCTTTATTAAGTTGTACTAATTATGTGACCAAATGCCAAAAACAAATGTATAAACACAGAGAGTAAAAATTCATTGTACACATATTAATTGCAACTCATTATCAGATATAAAAAAGTAACACAGATTCTTGTTATATAGCAACCAGATTtgaaaag
This window of the Paramisgurnus dabryanus chromosome 10, PD_genome_1.1, whole genome shotgun sequence genome carries:
- the LOC135738739 gene encoding olfactory receptor 6F1-like: MSNLTALSASSANSTFVRPATFFIKGFSNFPQAKYYYVFLCVVYAVTVFGNSFIMCVIYLARRLHTAKYIAVFHLAFTDLCGSSAVIPKLLDMFLFEHQYISYIECLTNMFFVFHFMNLQSLTLLALAFDRLIAICYPLKYHAIITKSTMSFIIVGMWIFSFALFAVLAGLINRLSFCRSTAVNSYFCDHGPVISLSCNSNFINYLLAYISFGLLICMPVLLVAISYLCIAAALLKLAHGADRKKAMKTCTSHLALVAIFYLPILSVNVKSISTSIDPDARIINTSLTQIIPPMLNPIIYTLKTEEVMQSIKDLYKRNKVNTSVVINVKLNK
- the LOC135746614 gene encoding olfactory receptor 2T2-like; protein product: MIKIYLFLDNFVPFKLCFVQMFTYCAILGLEATSLCILAYDRLIAICFPLRQESLNTNTKMAYIICGIWVFGIGIQLYGPISMTQLSFCASVRVNSYFCDFAPVFRLACNDTSRQWKFGTSITIILEFLPFSFIVLTYTCILITVFRMKSIQSRYKALATCTEHLIIVALFFFPVLVVFNLGFFGIVINPNVRGVVLSMTSLLTPCVNPIVYSLKTKEIRSRVYSLFTQRRSVQPLKM